In Seonamhaeicola sp. S2-3, the genomic window TTTTTAAGAACATCTAATGGGTTTACATTAGTACCATATTGTACATGTATAGCATGAGCTGTATTAAATTGTTTGTAAAAATGTAGTTGATACAACCAAGTTAAACTAAACTTTGAAAACTCACTATGATATTTAAAAATGGCTTTTATAGATTTAAAATTCTCAACAATTAGAAATACCCATTTTAACAATCTTAATACTTTGTTCTTCGGAATTTTATAGTTTTCTACAATAACCTTATCTAACAAACCATATTTAAGAATTCTTGATGGAATTTTAGAAGTTTCGGTTTCAATCAATCTTCTTGTTAAAATCTGTACATCATAACCTAATGTTATAGCTGTTTCTATTTGAGCAACAATAAAAGTTTCTGACAGATGAGGAAACTCAGGTATTTTAAAAATAATGCTTTTCACTTAAATGTTCAGTTAAATAAAATTATTCTTTTGGTAGGAAATACAAATTTTATAAACGCTTTATACTAATAAAGATTCTGTTAAAAACAGATTCTATATTTATATAGCATAAACGACTTTATTACAAGTTTAAGACTTTCTTTAAAAGTACTTCTATAGGAAACCATATTTCTTAATTTTAAATATTCAAAAAGCGTTTTAAAAGAAAAATGACTTCTTTTTAATAGGTAGTTCTTTAAAAGTTTTTTTTCTACATTATCAAAATAAACTAACAATCCTTCTTTTTTGAAAAAACCATTGTTTTTACTTAAAAACTCTCTTTTAAAGTCTAAGTATTGTTTTACCTCTGCAAAAGTTCTTTGCCCTTGCCTATAAATCTCAATTAGGTTTTCTTCATGATATTGAGGCATATTTTTATAAACGTATTTAAGTAATTTAATACGTGTTTTTATTACACTTTCATTTTGTTGCTTTCTTCTAACTACTGATACTTGCGAAGTATGTTTTCTATAATCTAAATAAACCTTCTGCAAATTATGAAGTTTTCCAAATGCCATTAGTTCTACCCATAAATCATAATCTTCTGCTGGTTCTCTTTCCTCATTGTATTTTATGTTATTTTCTTTAATAACCGAACTCCTCATCATTATAGATGGGTGTGCCATGGAATTACCCTTTAGCATTGCTAGTTTAATTTCATCATCATACTCTGGCAAGCTAATAACTGTATCAGTGTCTAGATATTTAAAAATGGTTCCGCAGGCAACAACATCTACATTACTTTCTAAAAAATCTACTTGTGCTTTAAACCTATCTAACAAACTAACATCATCTCCATCCATTCTAGCAATATACTTACCTCTTACTAATTGTAATGCATGGTTTAAGCTATTGGTATACCCTGTATTTTTTGTTTTTTCAATGAATATAATACGATTATCATCTAAACGCTTAATAATGTCTTTAGTTTTATCAGTAGAACAGTCATCTATTATAAGTAATTCAAAGTCTTCAAATGTTTGATTTAAAATACTATAAATAGCCTCTTCAATATACATTTCGCAATTGTAAACAGGCATAATAACAGAAACTACTGGCATTTTCCCCATTATATATATGTTTTATTCAAACCAATTGTTAATTCTCCAGATTCAAAAATAAAGAATCCATATGATTTTAATATATCATAAACTGATTCTCTGATATCATATTCATCGTGTATTTCTATAGCTAATATTTTTGTTTTGTTTAAAAAAGACATATCACTTTCTTTATTAAATATAAAGCGTTCAGCACCCTCAATATCAATTTTTAATAAGGATACAACCTTTATATTATTTTCCTTTATAATTTCATTAACAGTAATTCCTTCAATTTCTCCTTCAGAGTTTTCTATTGTTTCTATAGACCAATCTTTACCATCTCTAAACCCATTGGATATGTTATAATTAACTTCCTGTTTATGACTTAATGCTTTATCATATATTTTAACATTAGTAAGGTTATTTAATTCAAATACATTAGTTTTAAAATAGTTAACGTTTTCTGGCGAAGGTTCTACAGCATAGATATATAAATCTTTTGAATTTATATGTTTATTAAGATACAATGTAGTATAGCCAACATTGGCTCCAGAATCAATTACTTCCAATTTTTCAGAATTATCAAAATTGAGATTTATTAACGTAGATACTATTTTAAATTCTTCGAAATTAAAAATCTGTCTAAACACATCATAATCACTATGTTGATAATCTCGTATTTTTAACTTAATTCCATACTTAGTGTCTATATTATATATGTTATTTTCATAATTAAAGTTAGCTATTTCCGAATTCTTCATTAGAAAGCTCTTAAATTTTTCTTCGGGAGGTCTATTATCTGGAAAAAAAAACCTGTAAATCTTTCTCAGTTGTTTAAATCTACTCATTTCTATTTTTATTGAAAATTCTTTTAAATATTGGTTTTATAATTCGTTTTAAAAAAGCTATGGTTTTATTAATTATTTCAGAAAATTTTCTTTTAAATGTTAGAAATTACTCTTAAAAATCTCAAATTGCCGTTTATAAAAGTATTTTTCTTTTTAATCATTACACAAACAAACGCTTTTTAATTTCTCTAGCTTTTAATCTTATAACAAAAAGCATTTCTTTTTTAGGTAATTTAAAAAACATCTGTTTTCTCCATTTTTTATCAATACCAACAGCATTTTTTTTGAAATAGAAATAAAACACAGAAATTCTAAGTATACTCTGTAATACTTTTAATAACTCTTTCTGTGAATAAACTTGCTGTTTAATATTCAATTTACTTAATGCCTTCAACCAATCAAAAAACAACTTAACTTCATCTACTTCAACGTATTGATTTAACAACAACATTTTAGTTATTAATTTATCAGAATATAATTCGGTGTTATATTTAAGTTTTTTAAACAAAAATAATTTTATTGGAATGTCGGCTTTTATTTGGAATCCCTTATGAACATGTGTTACTTGATTATTATGAACCCGATAATAATATAGTACCTCTTGAATATTGTAAAATTTGCAACTCCAAGCAATTCTTGCCCAAAAATCGTAATCTTCAACATGTACTCTACTTGTATCAAATTTATATTCACTAACAGCTTTTCTTTCTAACATTACAGCCCCCATACTCATAGAACAATGTAATAACATTCTAGCAACAATTTCATCATGAAACTCTTTATGCTTTATAGTTTTGTTTACATTTCCAAATTGTTGCAACCAACACCCACAGGCTTTTATCTCTGGGTTATTTTGCAAAACATTAAGTTGTTTTTCAAATCTATTTAAAACGTTAATATCATCGCCATCCATTCTAGCAATATATTGCCCTTTGGCTTCTTTAAAACCTATATTCAAACTATCAATAAGGCCTTTATTCTGTTGCTTTTCAATGATTCGTATTCTGTCATCTTTAAAATCTTTAACAATCTTTAAAGTATCATCTGTTGAACAGTCATCAATAACTAATACTTCAAAATCTTGTATGGTTTGATTTAAAACAGAATCTAAAGCTTCCTTTATAAAAGGCGCAACGTTATAAACAGGAAGTACAACAGATATTAAGGGTGTTTTCATATCCTGCCCAATATTAAAACTATTAAACTTTTTATTTTAAACGGCAACTTATGGAATGGATACGCTATAAAAGCCTTGTATAACAAATAGTATTGAGAACATTTTTTATTAGAAAATTTAAGACGTTCAAACCGTTTTATGTAATAATTAGAAGCTAATGTCTTTATATAACTTTTAGAAAAGTTATCAATTTTAAGGCGCAGCTTTTTCCGTCGTTTATAGGCATTAACTATGGCATAAAAATGCCAATATTCGGCTTTATAAAGGTTCTCATTATTTGAAATACTATGTTCATGCACTCTATAGCGATACAAAACCTTATCTAAAAACAAATGCTTACCCTGTTCTTCTAGTTTGTAATACAAATCTTGATCAACTGCCCGTTTCATAAAAGGATTTATGCCTCCAGATTGTGTATATGCTTCTTGTTTAAAAGTAGCAAAATGAGTTAGTGCTCCCTTAGCATAGGTTAAATACGATTTTCCTTTAGGAATGTTACTTCCATAAAGACTTGGTTTAGTAAAATTCATTTCTAAATCAACAAACTCATATTTTGAGGTAACTATAGCAACATCTTTATTTTTAAGGTGTGCCTTAACCATAACCGCCAAAGCATCTGGAACCAAGGCATCATCAGGATCTAAAAAACCCAACAATTCACCTTTTGCAAAAGTTGCACACGCATGCTTAGTATAACCACAGCCTTTATTGGTTTCATTTAAATATAATGTAAACCTATCATCACCTTTTATCAAATTATTAATAATTTCAATAGAATCATCTGTTGAAGCATCATCAACAATAATAGCCTCCCAATGGCTATAAGTTTGTGACACGATACTTTTATAGCAATCCTTAAAAAAATGTCCGTTATTATAATGGGCTATGAGAATAGAAAACAGAGGTTCATGCATAAGCAATACGTATCTTGCTAAAATATAAATTATAATTAAAAATTTAATAGAATATATAACCTTAACTAGCTTTAGTATGCTCTAAACACGCCCATACATCTTCAC contains:
- a CDS encoding glycosyltransferase family 2 protein, with the protein product MGKMPVVSVIMPVYNCEMYIEEAIYSILNQTFEDFELLIIDDCSTDKTKDIIKRLDDNRIIFIEKTKNTGYTNSLNHALQLVRGKYIARMDGDDVSLLDRFKAQVDFLESNVDVVACGTIFKYLDTDTVISLPEYDDEIKLAMLKGNSMAHPSIMMRSSVIKENNIKYNEEREPAEDYDLWVELMAFGKLHNLQKVYLDYRKHTSQVSVVRRKQQNESVIKTRIKLLKYVYKNMPQYHEENLIEIYRQGQRTFAEVKQYLDFKREFLSKNNGFFKKEGLLVYFDNVEKKLLKNYLLKRSHFSFKTLFEYLKLRNMVSYRSTFKESLKLVIKSFMLYKYRICF
- a CDS encoding FkbM family methyltransferase, whose translation is MKNSEIANFNYENNIYNIDTKYGIKLKIRDYQHSDYDVFRQIFNFEEFKIVSTLINLNFDNSEKLEVIDSGANVGYTTLYLNKHINSKDLYIYAVEPSPENVNYFKTNVFELNNLTNVKIYDKALSHKQEVNYNISNGFRDGKDWSIETIENSEGEIEGITVNEIIKENNIKVVSLLKIDIEGAERFIFNKESDMSFLNKTKILAIEIHDEYDIRESVYDILKSYGFFIFESGELTIGLNKTYI
- a CDS encoding glycosyltransferase, translating into MKTPLISVVLPVYNVAPFIKEALDSVLNQTIQDFEVLVIDDCSTDDTLKIVKDFKDDRIRIIEKQQNKGLIDSLNIGFKEAKGQYIARMDGDDINVLNRFEKQLNVLQNNPEIKACGCWLQQFGNVNKTIKHKEFHDEIVARMLLHCSMSMGAVMLERKAVSEYKFDTSRVHVEDYDFWARIAWSCKFYNIQEVLYYYRVHNNQVTHVHKGFQIKADIPIKLFLFKKLKYNTELYSDKLITKMLLLNQYVEVDEVKLFFDWLKALSKLNIKQQVYSQKELLKVLQSILRISVFYFYFKKNAVGIDKKWRKQMFFKLPKKEMLFVIRLKAREIKKRLFV
- a CDS encoding glycosyltransferase; this encodes MHEPLFSILIAHYNNGHFFKDCYKSIVSQTYSHWEAIIVDDASTDDSIEIINNLIKGDDRFTLYLNETNKGCGYTKHACATFAKGELLGFLDPDDALVPDALAVMVKAHLKNKDVAIVTSKYEFVDLEMNFTKPSLYGSNIPKGKSYLTYAKGALTHFATFKQEAYTQSGGINPFMKRAVDQDLYYKLEEQGKHLFLDKVLYRYRVHEHSISNNENLYKAEYWHFYAIVNAYKRRKKLRLKIDNFSKSYIKTLASNYYIKRFERLKFSNKKCSQYYLLYKAFIAYPFHKLPFKIKSLIVLILGRI